The following are encoded together in the bacterium genome:
- a CDS encoding DUF3089 domain-containing protein translates to MKANGKVSVQRWKAARKPKFDCFYVYPTISTDPTGNSDLIPGAEQELYVVRQQAARLGSVCRVFAPVYRQVTLTALISILGGNPIPSDQALAAADVLDAWKHYIANDNQGRGVLLIGHSQGAGQLTTLLQNEIDASPLLRRRLVSAMLLGTNFQVPIGADVGGSLQNIRLCRRDADVGCVITYSSFRDGAPPPSNSLFGRPLQPGWEAACTNPASLRGGTRALHPYLPRDGRSLPSLPTPPPIEWVDPARGGPITTPFVTLPRWMEATCKKRDGFVYLAIASTGNDAHRVDDLRGAELTPDWGMHLVDVSVAMGDLVAIAKRQGRTWCAANGCRR, encoded by the coding sequence GTGAAGGCGAACGGCAAGGTGTCCGTCCAGCGCTGGAAGGCGGCGCGCAAGCCCAAGTTCGATTGCTTCTACGTCTACCCGACCATCTCGACCGACCCGACCGGCAACAGCGATCTGATCCCGGGCGCCGAGCAGGAGCTGTACGTCGTCCGCCAGCAGGCGGCGCGACTCGGCAGCGTGTGCCGCGTCTTCGCCCCGGTCTACCGCCAGGTCACGCTGACGGCGCTGATCTCCATCCTGGGCGGCAACCCGATCCCGTCCGATCAGGCGCTGGCCGCCGCCGACGTGCTCGACGCCTGGAAGCACTACATCGCCAACGACAACCAGGGACGCGGCGTGCTGCTGATCGGCCACTCGCAGGGCGCCGGCCAGCTGACGACGCTGCTCCAGAACGAGATCGACGCCAGCCCGCTCCTGCGCCGCCGGCTGGTGTCGGCCATGCTGCTCGGGACGAACTTCCAGGTGCCGATCGGAGCCGACGTCGGCGGCTCGCTCCAGAACATCCGGCTCTGCCGCCGCGACGCCGACGTCGGCTGCGTGATCACCTACTCGTCCTTCCGCGACGGCGCGCCGCCGCCGTCCAACAGCCTCTTCGGCCGCCCGCTCCAGCCCGGCTGGGAAGCCGCTTGTACGAATCCCGCCTCGCTGCGCGGCGGGACGCGCGCGCTCCACCCGTACCTGCCGCGGGACGGACGCTCGCTCCCGTCGCTCCCGACGCCGCCGCCGATCGAGTGGGTCGATCCGGCGCGCGGCGGCCCCATCACCACGCCCTTCGTCACGCTGCCGCGCTGGATGGAGGCGACCTGCAAGAAGCGCGACGGCTTCGTCTACCTCGCCATCGCGAGCACCGGCAACGACGCGCATCGGGTGGACGACCTGCGCGGCGCCGAGCTGACGCCGGACTGGGGGATGCACCTCGTCGACGTCAGCGTCGCGATGGGCGACCTGGTCGCGATCGCGAAGCGCCAGGGCCGCACCTGGTGCGCGGCGAACGGCTGCCGGCGCTGA
- a CDS encoding bile acid:sodium symporter — protein MVPRVDWFLIGMVVAVVLAWIHPEPGASGGSLHPELVNKLGVSLIFFLHGLGLPLRALAAGTLKWRLHLVVQLATFLLCPLVGLLALALLGSRVTPDLRVGLFYLCALPSTVSSSVAMTAAARGNVPAAVFNATLSSLLGIVLTPLWLELALGKAGQTLPLAEVMLDLVRWLVVPLAVGQLLRPWLGELAARHKARIGVVDRLTILLLVYTSFCDSVQAGVWSSGTVTLGASAGFSVVLLAVVMGVTWAATGALGFELPDRIAGLFCGSKKTLASGVPMARLIFGADPALGVILLPIMLYHPLQLVVCGWLAGRFARQRWG, from the coding sequence CTGGTGCCGCGTGTCGACTGGTTCCTGATCGGGATGGTCGTCGCCGTCGTGCTGGCGTGGATCCATCCGGAGCCGGGAGCCAGCGGCGGGTCGCTCCATCCCGAGCTCGTGAACAAGCTCGGGGTCTCGCTGATCTTCTTCCTGCACGGCCTCGGGCTGCCGCTGCGCGCGCTCGCGGCGGGGACGCTGAAATGGCGGCTCCACCTCGTCGTGCAGCTGGCGACGTTCCTGCTCTGCCCCCTGGTCGGGCTCCTGGCGCTCGCCCTGCTCGGAAGCCGCGTGACCCCGGACCTGCGTGTCGGCCTCTTCTACCTGTGCGCGCTGCCGTCGACCGTATCGTCCTCGGTGGCGATGACGGCGGCGGCGCGCGGCAACGTGCCCGCGGCGGTCTTCAACGCGACGCTGTCGAGCCTCCTCGGCATCGTCTTGACGCCGCTCTGGCTCGAGCTGGCGCTCGGCAAGGCGGGGCAGACGCTGCCGCTCGCGGAGGTGATGCTCGACCTCGTGCGCTGGCTCGTCGTGCCGTTGGCCGTCGGGCAGCTCCTGCGGCCCTGGCTGGGCGAGCTGGCGGCGCGCCACAAGGCGCGGATCGGCGTCGTCGACCGGCTGACGATCCTGCTGCTCGTCTACACGTCCTTCTGCGACTCGGTGCAGGCGGGGGTGTGGTCGTCGGGGACGGTCACGCTCGGGGCGTCGGCGGGGTTCTCCGTCGTGCTGCTGGCCGTCGTGATGGGCGTCACCTGGGCGGCGACCGGGGCGCTCGGCTTCGAGCTGCCGGACCGCATCGCGGGCCTGTTCTGCGGCTCGAAGAAGACGCTCGCCTCTGGCGTGCCGATGGCGCGCCTCATCTTCGGCGCCGACCCGGCGCTCGGCGTCATCCTGCTGCCGATCATGCTCTACCATCCGCTCCAGCTGGTCGTGTGCGGATGGCTGGCGGGGCGCTTCGCGCGGCAACGCTGGGGCTGA